The following are from one region of the Salvia hispanica cultivar TCC Black 2014 chromosome 1, UniMelb_Shisp_WGS_1.0, whole genome shotgun sequence genome:
- the LOC125202081 gene encoding probable galactinol--sucrose galactosyltransferase 1, with the protein MGECGELIGKEYGMDPTSEKTEADNCANFANRLTNIKENHKFQKDGIEGERIEDPAKGIQHIVSEIKDEHSVKFEDLKI; encoded by the exons ATGGGTGAGTGTGGTGAATTGATCGGGAAG GAATATGGCATGGATCCAACTAGTGAGAAAACAGAAGCAGATAACTGTGCTAA CTTCGCGAACAGATTAACAAATATCAAGGAGAACCATAAGTTTCAAAAGGATGGGATAGAGGGTGAAAGAATTGAGGATCCAGCAAAAGGAATCCAGCACATTGTTTCAGAAATCAAAGATGAACACTCTGTCAA attcgaagatttgaagatttga
- the LOC125192281 gene encoding uncharacterized protein LOC125192281, giving the protein MHHGEERLLIGLGIANLYYALRTEQPTPLTDESSDEDKRNFERWEHFNRMSLMIMQHVIPENFRGTVPKEATAKEFLEAIDMNFARNEKAETASLLHKLVTMRYNGRGEIREHIMEMSNTASKLTTLNLTISDDQLVHLVMISLPHQFDHFKVSYNTVKDKWTLNELISHCVQEEERLKQSKTESSHLATSYRGKRGRDKGKRVLSEFAKGKRILPDFSRNVVGQSAKQFKMEKSSSVCFFCKKDGHKKNDCEEYHAWRVKKGLPPVLKAD; this is encoded by the exons ATGCATCATGGAGAAGAAAGGTTATTGATTGGTTTGGGGATTGCAAATTTATACTATGCACTTCGGACGGAGCAACCCACCCCTCTTACTGATGAAAGTTCCGATGAGGATAAACGGAATTTTGAGAGGTGGGAACACTTCAATCGCATGAGTCTTATGATTATGCAACATGTCATCCCTGAAAACTTTCGCGGTACTGTCCCGAAAGAAGCAACTGCTAAGGAATTTCTCGAGGCCATTGATATGAATTTCGCAAGAAATGAAAAGGCCGAAACGGCTTCATTGTTGCATAAACTTGTGACTATGAGGTATAATGGCCGAGGGGAAATTAGGGAACACATTATGGAAATGTCAAACACTGCTTCAAAGCTTACGACACTTAATTTGACAATCAGTGATGATCAACTAGTGCATTTGGTTATGATATCTCTTCCTCATCAATTTGATCACTTCAAAGTTAGTTACAATACTGTGAAGGATAAATGGACATTGAATGAGTTGATTTCTCATTGTGTTCAAGAGGAAGAGAGATTGAAGCAAAGTAAGACAGAAAGTTCTCACTTAGCAACAAGCTATAGGGGTAAACGAGGAAGAGACAAGGGAAAGAGGGTTCTTTCCGAGTTCGCTAAGGGGAAGAGGATTCTTCCTGATTTCTCTAGAAATGTTGTGGGTcaatctgcaaaacagtttaAGATGGAAAAATCATCTTCAGTTTGCTTCTTTTGCAAGAAAGATGGACACAAGAAGAATGATTGTGAAGAATATCACGCTTGGCGCGTGAAGAAAG GGTTGCCTCCAGTGCTGAAAGCCGATTGA